CAAATGGATCAAAGAATGATTTCACCTAAGAAGTCCCGTAATTCATCCGCTTCTTCTTCGGTTAATTTAAATACACTCTCAACGTATCCCGGTTCATCAAGGTCATCTCTTCCCATGATGGCAAATCGACTGCCCTGAAGATCCAGTACCAATGATTTGCCGTAATAGCGTTCCGTTTGGGTAATGGCCAGGTCGTACCGCTGATTTTCCCCCATGAAACTTACGAATCGCGTTCGTGTATTCTCTGTATCGTCATATAAATAAAAACGTTCACTCATCACGATGTCCTCCTCTTTTTATGCTTATTTCATCATACCAAACTGAGAGGGGAATTGCAGGATGTACCTGTATGGGCCAGGTGAAATTATGTTAAAATAAAGTGTCAGGTTATTGTTGAAGAGAGAGGTGAGCATCATGTATTTCGTAGACAGGGAAAAGATTGAAGAAATATTGGTCTATATGGATGAGCAGCTAAACATATTCAGCCGTCAGGAACAGTGGAATGCTACTCTGGAAAAATTGGCGCTCGAAAGGGTTGCCCACGTCATCATTGAATCTGTCTTGGACGTAGGGAACAGCATGATCGATGGATTCATCATGAGGGATCCGGGGAGCTATGAGGATATCATTGATATTCTCCTGGATGAAAAAGTGATCACGGACAAGATGAGTGAAGACCTGAAACGCCTCGTCGAACAGCGTAAATCACTGGTTCAGGAATATACAACCATCGACCACAAGCAATTACATACGATCCTGAAAGAAGTGTCCCAAACACTGAACCAGTTCCCGTTACAGGTCCGAAACTACCTTGAAAATGAATTGGGCCCCGTTTCGGCATTTAAAAACTAAACGTATTTGACAGCGCTTTCTTTTCAACAGAAGCGCTGTCTTATTTTCTTTAGAGAGTGACTTTTAATGAAGCAAATAGAAATATTGGACATACTAACCAGACTAAATGGAGGTAGATGATGAAAGAGTATAAAGGGTATTTAATCGATTTGGATGGAACGATGTATAAAGGGAAGGAGAAGATTGAAGAAGCGGGGGATTTCGTGAAGCGGCTGCAGGATAAAGGCTTACCTTATCTCTTCGTGACGAACAACTCTTCAAGAAGACCGGAACAGGTGGCGGAAAAATTGCGGTCATTTGATATTCCCGCAACAAAGGAACAGGTATTTACGACATCCATGGCGACGGCACAGTATATGGCGAAGGAAAAGCCTGAAGGAACGGCCTATGTCATAGGTGAAGAGGGGATACGCTCAGCACTTGAAGAAAACGGCATTACACTGCAGGAAGATAAACCGGATTTCGTAGTAGTGGGGATTGACCGTGAGATTAATTACGAGAAATTATCCCTCGCTTGCCTGGGGGTGAGAAACGGGGCAACGTTCATTTCAACGAATGGAGATATCGCGATTCCGACTGAAAGGGGATTGCTTCCGGGGAATGGTTCCCTGACGTCTGTCGTGACGGTCTCCACCCAGACCGAACCGATCTTTATCGGAAAGCCGGAGTCCATCATCATGGAACAGGCATTGTCTGTGTTAGGTGTCTCAAAGGAAGAAACCCTGATGGTAGGGGATAACTATGATACAGATATCCTGGCAGGAATAAATGCAGGACTCGATACGCTCCTTGTTCATACAGGAGTTACAACAAAAGAAGCGTTGACCGAAAAGCATATTCAGCCTACCTACACAATTGAAACATTGGATCAATGGGATATATAATATAAAAAAAGTGGAGGCTGATTGCAGCCTCCACATCTTTCATTACCCTGCTGAGTACTCAAATAGAAGAAAATGTCTTTAATTAGTAACATATTCATAATAGACAACACACGTTTGTATAAGTAAAATAGAACTAGTGTGAAAAGAAGTAAGCAAAATACTATTTATACTAAGGGGGACTTTTGCAGTGGCCCTTTTGGTAACAATATCTATGCCTCTATAGATATTGTTGTAAAAATAAGTAGTAGGATCGTACATTATACTCCTAATGAATTATGTTTTTTCCTCTAACTAACGTTAACTTTCCATGACGCATATTTGAGTACCCAGAAGGTTCATGAAGACGAATGAGTGAAATTAATGAATTTTTTTAAAAAAGTTTTCGAAATTAAGTGTAAAGGTATCCAACTAGGGTAAACATCAAAGGTAGTAGGGGACTATTAGCATTGATACCTTTTCAATTTCTAACTATTCTTTACGAATGTACACAACTTTAAGAATGAAAGTCACTGTTTCTTAGCTTGATTTTCGAAACAATCCACGTCATTTCTAAAGAATTTTTAAAAGGGTAGTGAGGTAATGAGTATTACAGTTACAGGACTTGTCGGAAAGAAAATAAGGCACCATAGAAGAGCGAAAGAAATCACCATACAAGAATTAAGTCGTAAATGTGGATTAACGGTCAATTATATTTCGTTGATTGAAAAGGGAGAGGCGAATCCGTCCCTGAACAAGTTGAATGCCATTGTGTGTGCTCTTGACGTACAGTGGGAAGACATCATGCCGACTTGTGAAGAACATGAAGACATCTACAATCAAACGATTCTTTAATGAACTAATTTTCTCTTTTTAATTTCTTGTTCGATCAGAATGATGAATTCATTACTGAGTTTTAACTGTTTTGCTTTTGTATAGGCATCGATAAGGGCTTTGTCACTCAGGAGTTTAATAAGATCTCACCTCGATCATTTTCAAAACGTATGTGAAATGTGTGATGCTGCGGACTCCAAACGAGTGATAGCCTTTTTTGGGTGTGTATGTAGTCAGTTTAGCCCTGGGTACAACTATAATGAATATAATTACAACTATAGTGGTAATTATATAAAACTATCCTCTGTTGTGCAAACATTAAGTTAGTTAAATGGATCTAATTATTTACAATGAATGATCTTTTAGGGTTAATTGTATTATTTACCTTGTGCACTTCTTCCATCACTAAAAATCAGACGACCCTGTCGTCTGATTTGGAATACTTATATACCCTACTTTGCGCCTTTCGCCCGGTGTGCCAATCGGCTTGAAGCGGCCGCTGCAATGGCTCCTACAATATCATCCAGGAAGGTATGGCACATACCTGATGATTTATCATTCAATCGCTCCAGGATCCCCGGCTTCTGTTTATCGATATATCCATAGTTCGTGAATCCGATTGATCCGTATACATTCACAATGGAAAAGGCCAGGATTTCATCCACACCATATAATCCTTCATCTACTTCAACAATCGCCTGCAAGGGTTCCATCAGCATCTTTTTCTCAGCTAATATATCAAGTTGAATACCTGTAAGTATAGCGTTCTGCACTTCACGCTTCGTCAATACACGTTCCACGTTATAGACACATTCCTCCAATTCAAGATCAGGATGATACTTCTGTTGAAGGTACATGACTAATTGAGCGATATCTTCTATTTCCACTCCTCTTTCATGCAGCCATTTCCGTGCTGTTTTCTCTAATAAATCCATTGACTCTTTATCCTTCATCTTATTCACCTTTTTCCTTGAAAGATTATAAAACCCCTATTTCGATTAGACGAAGCCTTGTTTTACTCATATGATACCCGATTGAAAAATAGACATAATAATAGCTTCTGTTCTCATTCTTGCCCATCCATGGATTTGGATATTCATAAATGCTTGGGAATGATGATCCCGGATAGCGCATTTAGCACATGAATGATGAAAAAGAACGGTCATTAAAGATAGGAGAGGTCGGTATGTCTCAAGAGATTTTAATAAACCATTTTGGGTTACATCCTGAGCGGGCATTCTTCGATGGAATGATGGATCGATATATGGTCGGGGGATTAGTATATAGTATTGTGGGTGTATCGAATATGGAACAGGAAACCCTGGTGGAACTCTATAAATTAGCAGAACACCTGAAAAGCACAGGGGACCGGCATGTGTCGACCTTTGTACAGAGCCATGAGGGGAAATTCCTCGTAGTGGAAAAGGATAAGGATTATGTCGTCCTTCGAAATGAGGGCATGGAATCCCCGCCTTATCATAAGCTCGGCCGAAAGCTAAGCAAATTCCATTTCAGGGGACGGACCTTCGAAGAGAAAGTGGAAAAAATAAATCGCATGGGACAGTGGAAGAGTCTGTGGGAAAAGCGGATGGCTCAATTGGAAAAAGCCTATTATCAGGTCATTCAGGACCAGCCCGCTGACGAGTTTGAACGCCGGTTTGTCGAGAGTTATCCTTATTATAGTGCGCTTTCGGAAAATGCCATTCAATACCTGGTCGATACGGAGCTTGATGAAGACCCGAAGGCAGAGGATGCCGGAACGATCTGTCATGAACGATTTCTCGATTCCACATGGGGGACCGAAATGTGCATACATTTCCCGTTTCAATGGGTATTCGACCATTGCAGCCGGGACATAGCCGAGTGGGTGAGGGAACGATACTTCATGAGGAGCCAAACGTTTCATCCTGAGCTTCAGGAATTCATGAAAGAGTATGAGTCGGTTACACCCCTTTCTCCTTTTGCATGGAGGTTGTTGTATTCCCGGCTATTGTTTCCCCTGCATTATTTCGAATGCATCGAGGAGTACTACATTTCACAATCAGAACAGGAGAAAAAGACAGTCGAGGAGAAACTGGAGCGCTATTTGAAGAATTCACATCAATACGAAGCGTTTCTGGCGGATTTTTACCATATGTCGGAGGTTCCTGTGAAGAAATGGGGAATTCCCCTCATTGCATGGCTGTAACCCATTTCGCCGCGAGGGAGCTGCCTTCCCTTTTATGCTAAACTAAAGAAAAGTGAAGGCAGGGGATGTATATGAAACCATTCATCTATATTACGAGGAAACTTCCTGAGGCCGTGGTCGCCCCATTAAAAAGTGAGTTCGATGTGGAGATGTGGGAAAAGGAGGATGCCCAGGTACCAAGGGACATCCTCCTGGAGAAAGCAGAGAAAGCATCTGCTTTACTTACCATGCTATCGGACAAGGTCGACCGGGAACTCTTACAGAATGCCTCCTATTTGAAAGTTGTGGCAAACCTTGCGGTGGGCTTCGATAATATCGATCTGGAAGCGGCAAAGGAAAAGGGTGTCACAATCACCAATACACCAGATGTCCTGACGGAAACGACGGCGGATTTAACTTTCGCCCTCCTGATGGCAACCTCACGACGAGTCGTAGAAGCCGACCGGTATATTAAAGAAGGGAAGTGGAAAAGCTGGTCACCCCTTCTCCTTGCCGGAACGGATATTCATCATAAAACGATGGGGATCGTCGGAATGGGAAGCATCGGGGAAGCTGTGGCGAGAAGGGCGAAAGGATTTAATATGGAAGTACTGTACCATAACCGTTCCCGTAAACCCGAAGCCGAAGAGACCCTTGGAGTCCGATATGTGTCATTCGATGACATTCTTGCCCAATCGGATTTCGTGGTCGTCCTGGCACCTTTAAACACGGAAACACAGGGTATGTTCCAGGAAGATCAATTCAGAAAAATGAAGAACACAGCGATCTTCATCAATGCAGCACGTGGAGCCATCGTCAATGAAGCGGCCCTCCTGCAGGCGTTAAAGAGGGGAGACATCGCGGGAGCCGGCCTGGATGTATTCGAAACCGAACCGATAAGCGAGGATCATCCTCTCCTCCAATTGGATCAAGTCGTCGCCCTCCCCCATATCGGAAGCTCTTCCAAAGACACCCGTCTTGACATGATGACCCTGTGTGTAGAGAACATACAGGCCGTTCTTAAAGGGGACAACCCGAAAACAGCGGTAAAGTAAAAAAAACCTGAATCCAAATAAGGATTCAGGTTTTTAGATTAAATCTCGATTAGAATACTTGCTCTACTTCAACGATACCAGGAACTTCTTCCACCAATGCGCGTTCGATTCCTGCCTTTAATGTGATGGTTGAACTTGGGCAGCTTCCGCAAGCACCAAGAAGGCGCAATTTCACAATGCCGTCTTCAACGTCTACAAGTTCACAATCTCCACCATCGCGAAGTAGGAACGGACGTAATTTATCTAATACTTCCTGAACGGGTGCAATCATTTCGTTTTCAGCCATAATTATCTACTCCTTTCCTTACTATCTATTATAATGACATATTCGCAAAAAATCTATCAACCTGCAAAGGATTGGGCATTTCTTTTTCAAGAAATGTTTCCCATTCCGTTTCCAGAAAGAAAATGGTTCCAACCCCCCTGCTTTTTTTGTAAAATAAACAAAAGAGGGGAATAAGGGGGAGAATCACATGAATCGTAAGCCAGTTGAACTTTACGTGTACGGGGCAGAAATACTTTGTCCAAGCTGCGTGAACTTGCCATCATCGAAAGAAACGTACGAATGGCTGGAGGCTGCAGTGAGCAGGAAATATCCAAATCAACCATTTGTCATTAAATATGTGGATATCCATAATCCGCCGGAAGAAGAATCGGTGAAACAGTTTGCCTCAAGGGTAGTGGAAGAAGATATGTTCTATCCCATTGTCTTATTGGAAGGCAAAATTGTCGGAGAAGGAAATCCCCGTCTGAAGACGATCTACTCAGAACTTGAGAAGTATGGATATAAGGCGGTTTGATCAATCTTGGTGAGAAAGGCTTTCTATAGAGGAAGCCTTTTTTTGATGGAATAATGCGCATAAAAAAGAACCGCCCACGAGCGGTTCTTATTACATCATCCATTATGATATTTATACATCCACAATACTCCGGATTTCAACAATCGGGCGACCCGTCCTGTAATGGAGCGCTCATTCACCAGTCCGAAGCCATGCTTCTTTCCGAGTGAACCAAGGATCCCCTTTAGCTTGATCTTTGGTAGCTCTGCCGGAAGCTCTTCGTTATTCCAGCGCTTCAGTAAAATGGTGACGATTTGTTCTGCCTGCCCTTCGGCAAGTTGCGCACTTGGAGCTTGAGGAAGGCTTGCGCAGTCACCGACCACATACACGTTCTCATCCTGTGGCAGGTTATGATACTTTGTCAGGATGACGCGACCGCTTGCATCCTTTTCCACATCCATATCGCGAACGACCTTGCTCGGTTGAATCCCGGCAGTCCACACGATGGCATCACAGAAAATCTGTTCTTCGTGGTTATGCAGTGTATTCGGTTCCACTCTTGTAATATTGGAATTGTTCACGATTTCTACGCCATTTTCGTCAAACCAGCCGTGAACATAAGAGCTCAGACGTTCCGGGAAGGCATTTAGGATACGCGGGCCACGGTCGAATAGCTTAATCTTCAGGTCAGAACGGCTTTCCCTAAGCTCACTGGCAAGTTCAATCCCGCTTAAGCCTGCGCCGACGATTCCGACGATTGACCCCGCTGGAAGATTACACAGGGTTTGATACGTTTTTCGTGACCTTTCAATTGTTTGAATCGAGAACGTATGTTCATCTGCACCCGGTACATTATGATATTTATCTTCACACCCAAGTCCGATGACAAGGTCGTCATAAGGGACGGGATCCTGATCTTTCATACGAACGAGTTTATTCTCCATGTCCACGCCTGAGATATCTCCGTATACATAGGATAACCGGGCATGTTCCGGGAATGATACGCGTACATGCTGATCTGAAATCGTACCGGCAGCAAGCGCATAGTATTCTGTCTTCAGACAGTGATAAGGATTTCTGTCAATCAGGGTAATCGATACATCTTCAGGTAATTGGTTGGGTAACAAGCGAAGAAGGACGCGCATGTTCCCATATCCTCCGCCAAGCAGAACTAATTGTTTCATGGAAATTTCCCCTTTTTGCACTCTACATTATTGTTGAAATAGTGTGTTTGTATATGATTTATATCCCGTTATGGATCGGGACAGGATTAAAGGACAGTCACGCCGGAGCGGGTCCTGGCAAAGTAAGCATTTTCA
The DNA window shown above is from Rossellomorea vietnamensis and carries:
- a CDS encoding DUF3055 domain-containing protein, whose translation is MSERFYLYDDTENTRTRFVSFMGENQRYDLAITQTERYYGKSLVLDLQGSRFAIMGRDDLDEPGYVESVFKLTEEEADELRDFLGEIIL
- a CDS encoding DUF86 domain-containing protein, producing MYFVDREKIEEILVYMDEQLNIFSRQEQWNATLEKLALERVAHVIIESVLDVGNSMIDGFIMRDPGSYEDIIDILLDEKVITDKMSEDLKRLVEQRKSLVQEYTTIDHKQLHTILKEVSQTLNQFPLQVRNYLENELGPVSAFKN
- a CDS encoding TIGR01457 family HAD-type hydrolase is translated as MKEYKGYLIDLDGTMYKGKEKIEEAGDFVKRLQDKGLPYLFVTNNSSRRPEQVAEKLRSFDIPATKEQVFTTSMATAQYMAKEKPEGTAYVIGEEGIRSALEENGITLQEDKPDFVVVGIDREINYEKLSLACLGVRNGATFISTNGDIAIPTERGLLPGNGSLTSVVTVSTQTEPIFIGKPESIIMEQALSVLGVSKEETLMVGDNYDTDILAGINAGLDTLLVHTGVTTKEALTEKHIQPTYTIETLDQWDI
- a CDS encoding helix-turn-helix domain-containing protein, whose protein sequence is MSITVTGLVGKKIRHHRRAKEITIQELSRKCGLTVNYISLIEKGEANPSLNKLNAIVCALDVQWEDIMPTCEEHEDIYNQTIL
- the sda gene encoding sporulation histidine kinase inhibitor Sda — protein: MKLLSDKALIDAYTKAKQLKLSNEFIILIEQEIKKRKLVH
- a CDS encoding phosphatidylglycerophosphatase A gives rise to the protein MKDKESMDLLEKTARKWLHERGVEIEDIAQLVMYLQQKYHPDLELEECVYNVERVLTKREVQNAILTGIQLDILAEKKMLMEPLQAIVEVDEGLYGVDEILAFSIVNVYGSIGFTNYGYIDKQKPGILERLNDKSSGMCHTFLDDIVGAIAAAASSRLAHRAKGAK
- the yutH gene encoding spore coat putative kinase YutH is translated as MSQEILINHFGLHPERAFFDGMMDRYMVGGLVYSIVGVSNMEQETLVELYKLAEHLKSTGDRHVSTFVQSHEGKFLVVEKDKDYVVLRNEGMESPPYHKLGRKLSKFHFRGRTFEEKVEKINRMGQWKSLWEKRMAQLEKAYYQVIQDQPADEFERRFVESYPYYSALSENAIQYLVDTELDEDPKAEDAGTICHERFLDSTWGTEMCIHFPFQWVFDHCSRDIAEWVRERYFMRSQTFHPELQEFMKEYESVTPLSPFAWRLLYSRLLFPLHYFECIEEYYISQSEQEKKTVEEKLERYLKNSHQYEAFLADFYHMSEVPVKKWGIPLIAWL
- a CDS encoding 2-hydroxyacid dehydrogenase, yielding MKPFIYITRKLPEAVVAPLKSEFDVEMWEKEDAQVPRDILLEKAEKASALLTMLSDKVDRELLQNASYLKVVANLAVGFDNIDLEAAKEKGVTITNTPDVLTETTADLTFALLMATSRRVVEADRYIKEGKWKSWSPLLLAGTDIHHKTMGIVGMGSIGEAVARRAKGFNMEVLYHNRSRKPEAEETLGVRYVSFDDILAQSDFVVVLAPLNTETQGMFQEDQFRKMKNTAIFINAARGAIVNEAALLQALKRGDIAGAGLDVFETEPISEDHPLLQLDQVVALPHIGSSSKDTRLDMMTLCVENIQAVLKGDNPKTAVK
- a CDS encoding NifU family protein, which produces MAENEMIAPVQEVLDKLRPFLLRDGGDCELVDVEDGIVKLRLLGACGSCPSSTITLKAGIERALVEEVPGIVEVEQVF
- a CDS encoding YuzD family protein; its protein translation is MNRKPVELYVYGAEILCPSCVNLPSSKETYEWLEAAVSRKYPNQPFVIKYVDIHNPPEEESVKQFASRVVEEDMFYPIVLLEGKIVGEGNPRLKTIYSELEKYGYKAV
- a CDS encoding NAD(P)/FAD-dependent oxidoreductase — translated: MKQLVLLGGGYGNMRVLLRLLPNQLPEDVSITLIDRNPYHCLKTEYYALAAGTISDQHVRVSFPEHARLSYVYGDISGVDMENKLVRMKDQDPVPYDDLVIGLGCEDKYHNVPGADEHTFSIQTIERSRKTYQTLCNLPAGSIVGIVGAGLSGIELASELRESRSDLKIKLFDRGPRILNAFPERLSSYVHGWFDENGVEIVNNSNITRVEPNTLHNHEEQIFCDAIVWTAGIQPSKVVRDMDVEKDASGRVILTKYHNLPQDENVYVVGDCASLPQAPSAQLAEGQAEQIVTILLKRWNNEELPAELPKIKLKGILGSLGKKHGFGLVNERSITGRVARLLKSGVLWMYKYHNG